One window of Nicotiana tomentosiformis chromosome 11, ASM39032v3, whole genome shotgun sequence genomic DNA carries:
- the LOC104095565 gene encoding uncharacterized protein, producing the protein MSRKRNVIVATGLLAFAAAGLSFPFYMASRSSRATPVIDSSKPLPPQATFRGPYINTGSRDIGPDHQTYTKK; encoded by the exons ATGTCTCGCAAGCGCAATGTCATTGTTGCCACAGGCTTGCTAGCCTTTGCAGCTGCTGGCTTATCCTTCCCATTTTACATGGC GTCAAGATCATCAAGGGCAACTCCAGTGATTGATTCATCAAAGCCATTACCACCCCAGGCGACTTTTCGTGGGCCTTACATCAACACTGGATCACGTGATATTGGACCTGATCATCAAACTTACACTAAGAAATAA